The following proteins are co-located in the Macadamia integrifolia cultivar HAES 741 chromosome 3, SCU_Mint_v3, whole genome shotgun sequence genome:
- the LOC122074382 gene encoding uncharacterized protein LOC122074382, whose translation MDPSRSSLSSSGITTEELRWFHWIDREIFTRLVITLGRDIEESVRIIALWQWMEEMGFQNIIIKLLSLPDIVLNFTANEAVRLLNSLEGRRGINDTSNAEEEVAFTRRLLNSTLISLSYVFENRVSAVQVISKFITDLATRVFGDIIQMAMNRRAQFLNSSSVNGFNIWTNSTSPHPGSSFDSSIDIGLRLAGLQIGVENRTVSQQPDVRGKQITMGPGPSGSEPQIPALPRPFFNNSQYFVGGPSSTSSAPQPHNPLPVVASDDATGVPPDDRTIFVTFSRGYPILKRELQTFFTMIYGDCIESIHMQDVVYGQPMFARVVLRTVAVLDLILEEADEEGKAKFVINGKHAWVRKYIPKNINNR comes from the exons ATGGATCCCTCACGTTCCTCTCTCTCATCATCAGGAATCACCACCGAAGAACTACGCTGGTTTCATTGGATCGATAGAGAGATCTTCACCCGTCTTGTAATCACCCTGGGAAGAGATATCGAAGAGTCAGTGAGAATTATAGCCCTGTGGCAGTGGATGGAGGAAATGGGATTCCAAAACATCATAATCAAACTCTTATCCCTTCCCGATATTGTTCTAAACTTTACGGCCAACGAAGCTGTTCGTTTATTGAACTCTTTAGAGGGCAGAAGAGGCATCAACGATACATCTAATGCTGAAGAAGAAGTGGCATTTACTCGGAGGCTCTTAAACTCTACTCTCATTTCCCTTTCTTATGTCTTCGAGAACAGAGTCTCCGCCGTCCAAGTCATCTCAAAGTTTATAACAGACTTGGCAACCCGAGTCTTTGGTGATATCATCCAGATGGCCATGAACCGCAGAGCCCAGTTCCTGAACTCTTCTTCCGTAAATGGTTTTAATATCTGGACCAATTCTACTTCTCCTCATCCTGGGTCCAGTTTTGATTCCTCTATCGATATTGGGCTTAGGCTTGCTGGGCTTCAGATTGGAGTAGAAAATAGAACTGTTTCTCAGCAACCTGATGTTAGAGGGAAGCAAATCACGATGGGCCCAGGTCCTTCTGGATCTGAACCTCAAATTCCTGCCCTACCAAGGCCCTTCTTCAACAATTCCCAATATTTCGTCGGGGGTCCATCCTCAACCTCCTCAGCTCCTCAGCCTCACAACCCTCTTCCGGTGGTTGCTTCCGATGATGCTACCGGAGTTCCGCCGGATGACCGGACTATCTTTGTCACATTTTCTCGCGGTTATCCGATTCTCAAAAGAGAACTCCAGACATTTTTTACAAT GATCTATGGGGACTGTATTGAGAGTATACACATGCAAGATGTGGTATATGGGCAACCGATGTTCGCTCGGGTTGTCCTTAGAACTGTTGCGGTTTTGGATCTGATACTGGAAGAAGCTGATGAGGAGGGTAAAGCCAAGTTTGTGATCAACGGCAAACATGCGTGGGTCAGGAAGTACATTCCTAAGAACATCAACAACCGTTGA
- the LOC122073783 gene encoding hypoxanthine phosphoribosyltransferase isoform X3, with amino-acid sequence MMSLEDHIERILWTEQQISERVSELASQISDYFKGSSSSIVVVGVATGAFLFLADIVRKIKLPVSVDLLRVESYGSGTESNGAPRISSDVKIDIKGKHVLLVEDIVDTGNTLTCVVSHLASKGASSVSVCSFLDKPARRKVHIELVGEGKFYRGFEVIYLGLGQNLDLSS; translated from the exons ATGATGAGTTTGGAGGATCACATAGAACGAATTCTATGGACTGAGCAACAGATATCTGAAAGAGTTTCAGAGCTCGCTTCTCAGATTTCCGACTATTTCAAgggttcctcttcttctattgttgtcGTCGGCGTTGCCACGGGAGCTTTTCTGTTCTTGGCTGATATAGTGAGGAAGATTAAATTGCCTGTTTCCGTTGATTTATTACGAGTAGAATCGTATGGGTCTGGAACGGAATCAAATGGCGCTCCAAGGATCTCCAGCGATGTTAAGATTGATATTAAGGGAAAGCATGTACTTCTG gtgGAGGACATTGTAGACACAGGAAACACTTTAACCTGTGTCGTTTCACACCTGGCATCAAAAGGAGCATCCTCTGTATCAGTATGCTCTTTCCTTGACAAGCCAGCAAGACGCAAGGTCCATATTGAGCTTGTGGGTGAAGGAAAGTTCTATCGGGGTTTTGAG
- the LOC122073506 gene encoding MRN complex-interacting protein isoform X2 gives MSTIFIAVQCCQCSTMQVKQQKKSSNKWNCVICNQKQSIRKVFAQGFLAKDVRKFVQSFNMSRKFIEENAEAKALSPLPLPPPPQKEIHNPTKRRSDWKEYLDPEDFVDDKQEEKATGGVSEPNIVTLPNEIFKKPKLKNYSGGLDSGGAKRLLKPNFSNRKRVTNQENEEGKELQSGKAKGTASKWSNFLSEEDVDELLMERGKRDVRDPWCQAANLDTAFSDQRVEDEVHPDFK, from the exons ATGTCGACGATCTTCATCGCTGTTCAATGCTGCCAATGCTCGACAATGCag GTgaagcagcagaagaagagcaGCAACAAATGGAACTGTGTAATCTGCAACCAGAAGCAGTCAATACGGAAGGTATTCGCTCAAGGATTCCTTGCTAAAGACGTCCGCAAGTTCGTCCAGAGTTTCAACATGTCCCGGAAATTCATCGAAGAAAACGCAGAAGCTAAAGCCCTAAGCCCACtgccactaccaccaccaccacaaaaaGAGATCCATAATCCCACTAAGAGAAGAAGTGATTGGAAGGAGTATCTCGATCCGGAAGACTTCGTAGATGACAAGCAAGAGGAAAAAGCAACAG GTGGCGTTTCTGAGCCGAATATTGTGACGTTGCCGAATGAGatttttaagaaacccaaattGAAGAACTACTCTGGTGGATTGGACAGCGGCGGAGCAAAAAGACTTTTGAAACCCAATTTCTCAAACAGAAAGAGGGTGACCAATCAAG AAAATGAAGAGGGGAAGGAGTTGCAGTCAGGAAAGGCAAAGGGAACGGCATCAAAGTGGAGCAATTTCTTATCAGAGGAAGACGTTGATGAGTTGTTAATggaaagagggaagagggatgTCCGGGATCCGTGGTGCCAAGCTGCTAACCTGGACACTGCATTCAGTGATCAAAGGGTAGAAGACGAAGTCCATCCAGATTTCAAGTGA
- the LOC122073506 gene encoding MRN complex-interacting protein isoform X1 has protein sequence MSTIFIAVQCCQCSTMQVKQQKKSSNKWNCVICNQKQSIRKVFAQGFLAKDVRKFVQSFNMSRKFIEENAEAKALSPLPLPPPPQKEIHNPTKRRSDWKEYLDPEDFVDDKQEEKATASCVGGVSEPNIVTLPNEIFKKPKLKNYSGGLDSGGAKRLLKPNFSNRKRVTNQENEEGKELQSGKAKGTASKWSNFLSEEDVDELLMERGKRDVRDPWCQAANLDTAFSDQRVEDEVHPDFK, from the exons ATGTCGACGATCTTCATCGCTGTTCAATGCTGCCAATGCTCGACAATGCag GTgaagcagcagaagaagagcaGCAACAAATGGAACTGTGTAATCTGCAACCAGAAGCAGTCAATACGGAAGGTATTCGCTCAAGGATTCCTTGCTAAAGACGTCCGCAAGTTCGTCCAGAGTTTCAACATGTCCCGGAAATTCATCGAAGAAAACGCAGAAGCTAAAGCCCTAAGCCCACtgccactaccaccaccaccacaaaaaGAGATCCATAATCCCACTAAGAGAAGAAGTGATTGGAAGGAGTATCTCGATCCGGAAGACTTCGTAGATGACAAGCAAGAGGAAAAAGCAACAG CCTCATGCGTAGGTGGCGTTTCTGAGCCGAATATTGTGACGTTGCCGAATGAGatttttaagaaacccaaattGAAGAACTACTCTGGTGGATTGGACAGCGGCGGAGCAAAAAGACTTTTGAAACCCAATTTCTCAAACAGAAAGAGGGTGACCAATCAAG AAAATGAAGAGGGGAAGGAGTTGCAGTCAGGAAAGGCAAAGGGAACGGCATCAAAGTGGAGCAATTTCTTATCAGAGGAAGACGTTGATGAGTTGTTAATggaaagagggaagagggatgTCCGGGATCCGTGGTGCCAAGCTGCTAACCTGGACACTGCATTCAGTGATCAAAGGGTAGAAGACGAAGTCCATCCAGATTTCAAGTGA
- the LOC122073783 gene encoding hypoxanthine phosphoribosyltransferase isoform X4, producing the protein MMSLEDHIERILWTEQQISERVSELASQISDYFKGSSSSIVVVGVATGAFLFLADIVRKIKLPVSVDLLRVESYGSGTESNGAPRISSDVKIDIKGKHVLLVEDIVDTGNTLTCVVSHLASKGASSVSVCSFLDKPARRKVHIELVGEGKFYRGFEELALCWNLEA; encoded by the exons ATGATGAGTTTGGAGGATCACATAGAACGAATTCTATGGACTGAGCAACAGATATCTGAAAGAGTTTCAGAGCTCGCTTCTCAGATTTCCGACTATTTCAAgggttcctcttcttctattgttgtcGTCGGCGTTGCCACGGGAGCTTTTCTGTTCTTGGCTGATATAGTGAGGAAGATTAAATTGCCTGTTTCCGTTGATTTATTACGAGTAGAATCGTATGGGTCTGGAACGGAATCAAATGGCGCTCCAAGGATCTCCAGCGATGTTAAGATTGATATTAAGGGAAAGCATGTACTTCTG gtgGAGGACATTGTAGACACAGGAAACACTTTAACCTGTGTCGTTTCACACCTGGCATCAAAAGGAGCATCCTCTGTATCAGTATGCTCTTTCCTTGACAAGCCAGCAAGACGCAAGGTCCATATTGAGCTTGTGGGTGAAGGAAAGTTCTATCGGGGTTTTGAG